The proteins below are encoded in one region of Hordeum vulgare subsp. vulgare chromosome 3H, MorexV3_pseudomolecules_assembly, whole genome shotgun sequence:
- the LOC123440187 gene encoding probable LRR receptor-like serine/threonine-protein kinase At4g29180 isoform X2, with amino-acid sequence MSRQGSVRTAVFSLFSICFAHVVLHARAQANTRGFISIDCGSPPGSGYVDVVTWLPYVSDAQFVDAGVSHNISAEHADMIDLKLPRLYNDLRSFPTGARNCYTVRPLTPGTKYLVRATFLHGNYDGLGPGGLAVFDLHLGVNFWQTVNVSSVSDPFQAEIITVVPDDYVQVCLVGKKGLGTPFISGLELRPLPDTLYTVVANSSLSMAVHGRYNLGPDDEKLIIRYPSDPHDRIWKVLANLRSWNPTNTTGTVRYIAQDQFEAPSAVMQTAATVDDGFSLRFYWDAYESNKELDYFAVLHMAELTRLNSSEARICEIYLNNGLWYSKPFSPEFRYANAVSGMVTGSTEYSFRIEPTANSTLPPLLNALEIYVMVPTAERATDGGDVSAIMGIKAKYEIKKNWMGDPCGPKVYLWDGVGCNYAISSAPRITSLNLSSNGLDGEITTLLSNLTALQNLDLSHNILTGKIPEFLAQLPSLAILDLTGNKFNGSVPESLLKRSQEGALLLRIEANISSISNNQPKGTKRNSNTAVIVAGVAVVVFVLVVVVVIATLCLRRRRTENDPSVRPLNGSNSKEDDGDAVSMQFDNRQFSYKELKTITNSFEKSIGKGGFGVVYLGYLEDGTPVAVKTRSESSSQGVNEFLAEALHLIRVHHRNLVNLVGHCKDGQHSALVYEYMSEGNLQEKLREKTPECLPLTWRQRLRISLDSAQGLEYLHKACTPPLIHRDVKTANILLNGSNLDAKIADFGLSKAFNNDLQSHVSTRVVGTPGYLDPEYYTSFQLSEKSDVYSFGIVLLEVVTGRPPILPESVHIVQWARQRLAKGDIESVVDDNMQGRYDLNSVWKVADLALRCTEQASSQRPAMADVVVQLKESLELEEGCERVHGSYTGSGSGSGDGYAERSDAASQSTQSGRVLDLVSGPAAR; translated from the exons ATGTCGCGCCAGGGCTCCGTGCGGACGGCCGTCTTCTCGCTCTTCTCCATCTGCTTCGCCCATGTCGTGCTCCATGCTCGCGCTCAAGCCAACACTCGCG GTTTCATCAGCATCGACTGCGGCAGCCCTCCGGGCTCCGGCTACGTCGACGTCGTCACCTGGCTGCCGTACGTCTCCGACGCGCAGTTCGTGGACGCGGGCGTCAGCCACAACATCTCCGCGGAGCACGCCGACATGATCGACCTGAAGCTGCCGAGGCTCTACAACGACCTCCGGAGCTTCCCCACCGGCGCCCGGAACTGCTACACCGTGCGGCCCCTGACGCCGGGCACCAAGTACCTGGTCCGCGCCACGTTCCTGCACGGGAACTACGACGGGCTGGGCCCCGGAGGCCTCGCCGTGTTCGACCTCCACCTCGGCGTCAACTTCTGGCAGACGGTGAACGTCTCCAGCGTCTCCGACCCCTTCCAGGCGGAGATCATCACCGTCGTGCCGGACGACTACGTCCAGGTCTGCCTCGTCGGCAAGAAGGGCCTCGGCACGCCCTTCATCTCCGGCCTGGAGCTGCGCCCGCTACCGGACACACTCTACACCGTCGTGGCGAATTCCTCCCTGTCCATGGCCGTCCACGGCAGGTACAACCTGGGACCCGACGACGAGAAGCTGATCATACGGTACCCGTCGGATCCCCACGATCGCATCTGGAAGGTGCTGGCGAATCTGCGGTCATGGAACCCGACCAACACGACGGGCACCGTCCGTTACATCGCCCAGGACCAGTTCGAGGCGCCGTCGGCGGTGATGCAGACCGCCGCCACCGTGGACGACGGCTTCAGCCTGCGGTTCTACTGGGACGCGTACGAGTCGAACAAGGAGCTCGACTACTTCGCCGTGCTTCACATGGCCGAGCTCACGCGGCTCAACAGCAGCGAGGCGAGGATCTGCGAGATCTACCTCAACAACGGCCTGTGGTACAGCAAGCCCTTCTCCCCGGAGTTCCGGTACGCCAACGCAGTGTCCGGGATGGTGACAGGGAGTACGGAGTACAGCTTCAGGATCGAGCCGACCGCCAACTCGACGCTGCCGCCATTGCTCAACGCGCTCGAGATCTATGTCATGGTGCCGACTGCAGAGCGTGCTACCGATGGAGGAGATG TGAGTGCCATTATGGGCATCAAGGCCAAGTATGAGATCAAGAAGAACTGGATGGGTGATCCGTGTGGCCCCAAGGTATATTTGTGGGACGGTGTAGGTTGCAACTACGCAATCTCTAGCGCACCAAGGATCACCTCACT AAACTTGTCCTCCAATGGATTGGATGGAGAAATAACCACCCTGCTAAGCAATCTCACTGCTCTTCAGAACCT ggatttatctCACAACATTTTGACAGGGAAGATTCCTGAATTCCTCGCACAACTGCCATCACTCGCTATCCT AGATTTGACCGGCAACAAGTTTAATGGATCAGTTCCAGAAAGCCTTCTAAAAAGGTCGCAAGAAGGCGCACTTTTATTAAG AATTGAAGCGAACATAAGCAGCATCAGCAATAACCAGCCAAAAGGAACAAAACGTAACAGCAATACTGCCGTAATTGTCGCTGGGGTTGCCGTTGTAGTTTTTGtactggtggttgtggtggtaatTGCCACACTGTGCCTTCGCAGGAGAAGAACTGAGAATG ATCCTTCTGTCAGACCGCTGAATGGAAGTAACTCAAAAGAAGACGATGGAGACGCTGTCTCAATGCAATTCGATAACCGTCAGTTCAGTTACAAAGAGCTAAAGACCATCACAAATAGCTTCGAGAAGTCTATTGGCAAAGGTGGGTTCGGAGTAGTCTATCTTGGCTACTTGGAAGATGGAACCCCGGTTGCAGTCAAAACGCGCTCAGAATCGTCATCTCAAGGGGTTAATGAGTTCTTGGCAGAG GCTCTACATTTGATAAGAGTTCATCACAGGAACTTGGTCAATCTGGTTGGCCACTGCAAGGATGGGCAACACTCGGCTCTTGTCTACGAGTACATGTCCGAAGGGAATTTACAAGAGAAGCTAAGAG AGAAAACCCCTGAATGTCTGCCTCTAACATGGCGCCAAAGGTTAAGGATCTCGCTCGACTCCGCCCAAG GCCTTGAGTACCTGCACAAGGCGTGCACGCCGCCGCTGATCCACAGGGACGTGAAGACGGCCAACATACTCCTGAATGGGAGCAACCTCGACGCCAAAATCGCCGACTTTGGCCTGTCCAAGGCCTTCAACAACGACCTCCAGTCCCACGTCTCCACACGAGTAGTGGGAACCCCAGGATACCTCGACCCCGA GTACTACACTTCGTTCCAGCTCAGCGAGAAGAGCGACGTGTACAGCTTCGGGATCGTGCTGCTGGAGGTGGTCACCGGCCGGCCCCCGATCCTCCCGGAGAGCGTGCACATCGTGCAGTGGGCGCGGCAGAGGCTCGCCAAGGGCGACATCGAGAGCGTCGTGGACGACAACATGCAGGGGCGGTACGACCTCAACTCCGTCTGGAAGGTCGCCGACCTGGCCCTGAGGTGCACGGAGCAGGCGTCCAGCCAGAGGCCCGCCATGGCCGACGTCGTCGTCCAGCTCAAGGAGAGCTTGGAGCTGGAGGAAGGCTGCGAGAGGGTGCACGGTTCCTACACCGGAAGCGGAAGCGGAAGCGGCGACGGCTATGCGGAGCGCAGTGACGCTGCAAGCCAGAGTACGCAGAGCGGGAGGGTGCTAGATCTGGTGAGTGGCCCCGCAGCTAGATAA
- the LOC123440187 gene encoding probable LRR receptor-like serine/threonine-protein kinase At4g29180 isoform X1 — MSCSMLALKPTLAVSFLQSYTFLPGVRYWTICLVPGFISIDCGSPPGSGYVDVVTWLPYVSDAQFVDAGVSHNISAEHADMIDLKLPRLYNDLRSFPTGARNCYTVRPLTPGTKYLVRATFLHGNYDGLGPGGLAVFDLHLGVNFWQTVNVSSVSDPFQAEIITVVPDDYVQVCLVGKKGLGTPFISGLELRPLPDTLYTVVANSSLSMAVHGRYNLGPDDEKLIIRYPSDPHDRIWKVLANLRSWNPTNTTGTVRYIAQDQFEAPSAVMQTAATVDDGFSLRFYWDAYESNKELDYFAVLHMAELTRLNSSEARICEIYLNNGLWYSKPFSPEFRYANAVSGMVTGSTEYSFRIEPTANSTLPPLLNALEIYVMVPTAERATDGGDVSAIMGIKAKYEIKKNWMGDPCGPKVYLWDGVGCNYAISSAPRITSLNLSSNGLDGEITTLLSNLTALQNLDLSHNILTGKIPEFLAQLPSLAILDLTGNKFNGSVPESLLKRSQEGALLLRIEANISSISNNQPKGTKRNSNTAVIVAGVAVVVFVLVVVVVIATLCLRRRRTENDPSVRPLNGSNSKEDDGDAVSMQFDNRQFSYKELKTITNSFEKSIGKGGFGVVYLGYLEDGTPVAVKTRSESSSQGVNEFLAEALHLIRVHHRNLVNLVGHCKDGQHSALVYEYMSEGNLQEKLREKTPECLPLTWRQRLRISLDSAQGLEYLHKACTPPLIHRDVKTANILLNGSNLDAKIADFGLSKAFNNDLQSHVSTRVVGTPGYLDPEYYTSFQLSEKSDVYSFGIVLLEVVTGRPPILPESVHIVQWARQRLAKGDIESVVDDNMQGRYDLNSVWKVADLALRCTEQASSQRPAMADVVVQLKESLELEEGCERVHGSYTGSGSGSGDGYAERSDAASQSTQSGRVLDLVSGPAAR; from the exons ATGTCGTGCTCCATGCTCGCGCTCAAGCCAACACTCGCGGTAAGCTTCCTGCAATCATACACATTTCTCCCCGGAGTTCGATATTGGACGATCTGTTTGGTTCCAGGTTTCATCAGCATCGACTGCGGCAGCCCTCCGGGCTCCGGCTACGTCGACGTCGTCACCTGGCTGCCGTACGTCTCCGACGCGCAGTTCGTGGACGCGGGCGTCAGCCACAACATCTCCGCGGAGCACGCCGACATGATCGACCTGAAGCTGCCGAGGCTCTACAACGACCTCCGGAGCTTCCCCACCGGCGCCCGGAACTGCTACACCGTGCGGCCCCTGACGCCGGGCACCAAGTACCTGGTCCGCGCCACGTTCCTGCACGGGAACTACGACGGGCTGGGCCCCGGAGGCCTCGCCGTGTTCGACCTCCACCTCGGCGTCAACTTCTGGCAGACGGTGAACGTCTCCAGCGTCTCCGACCCCTTCCAGGCGGAGATCATCACCGTCGTGCCGGACGACTACGTCCAGGTCTGCCTCGTCGGCAAGAAGGGCCTCGGCACGCCCTTCATCTCCGGCCTGGAGCTGCGCCCGCTACCGGACACACTCTACACCGTCGTGGCGAATTCCTCCCTGTCCATGGCCGTCCACGGCAGGTACAACCTGGGACCCGACGACGAGAAGCTGATCATACGGTACCCGTCGGATCCCCACGATCGCATCTGGAAGGTGCTGGCGAATCTGCGGTCATGGAACCCGACCAACACGACGGGCACCGTCCGTTACATCGCCCAGGACCAGTTCGAGGCGCCGTCGGCGGTGATGCAGACCGCCGCCACCGTGGACGACGGCTTCAGCCTGCGGTTCTACTGGGACGCGTACGAGTCGAACAAGGAGCTCGACTACTTCGCCGTGCTTCACATGGCCGAGCTCACGCGGCTCAACAGCAGCGAGGCGAGGATCTGCGAGATCTACCTCAACAACGGCCTGTGGTACAGCAAGCCCTTCTCCCCGGAGTTCCGGTACGCCAACGCAGTGTCCGGGATGGTGACAGGGAGTACGGAGTACAGCTTCAGGATCGAGCCGACCGCCAACTCGACGCTGCCGCCATTGCTCAACGCGCTCGAGATCTATGTCATGGTGCCGACTGCAGAGCGTGCTACCGATGGAGGAGATG TGAGTGCCATTATGGGCATCAAGGCCAAGTATGAGATCAAGAAGAACTGGATGGGTGATCCGTGTGGCCCCAAGGTATATTTGTGGGACGGTGTAGGTTGCAACTACGCAATCTCTAGCGCACCAAGGATCACCTCACT AAACTTGTCCTCCAATGGATTGGATGGAGAAATAACCACCCTGCTAAGCAATCTCACTGCTCTTCAGAACCT ggatttatctCACAACATTTTGACAGGGAAGATTCCTGAATTCCTCGCACAACTGCCATCACTCGCTATCCT AGATTTGACCGGCAACAAGTTTAATGGATCAGTTCCAGAAAGCCTTCTAAAAAGGTCGCAAGAAGGCGCACTTTTATTAAG AATTGAAGCGAACATAAGCAGCATCAGCAATAACCAGCCAAAAGGAACAAAACGTAACAGCAATACTGCCGTAATTGTCGCTGGGGTTGCCGTTGTAGTTTTTGtactggtggttgtggtggtaatTGCCACACTGTGCCTTCGCAGGAGAAGAACTGAGAATG ATCCTTCTGTCAGACCGCTGAATGGAAGTAACTCAAAAGAAGACGATGGAGACGCTGTCTCAATGCAATTCGATAACCGTCAGTTCAGTTACAAAGAGCTAAAGACCATCACAAATAGCTTCGAGAAGTCTATTGGCAAAGGTGGGTTCGGAGTAGTCTATCTTGGCTACTTGGAAGATGGAACCCCGGTTGCAGTCAAAACGCGCTCAGAATCGTCATCTCAAGGGGTTAATGAGTTCTTGGCAGAG GCTCTACATTTGATAAGAGTTCATCACAGGAACTTGGTCAATCTGGTTGGCCACTGCAAGGATGGGCAACACTCGGCTCTTGTCTACGAGTACATGTCCGAAGGGAATTTACAAGAGAAGCTAAGAG AGAAAACCCCTGAATGTCTGCCTCTAACATGGCGCCAAAGGTTAAGGATCTCGCTCGACTCCGCCCAAG GCCTTGAGTACCTGCACAAGGCGTGCACGCCGCCGCTGATCCACAGGGACGTGAAGACGGCCAACATACTCCTGAATGGGAGCAACCTCGACGCCAAAATCGCCGACTTTGGCCTGTCCAAGGCCTTCAACAACGACCTCCAGTCCCACGTCTCCACACGAGTAGTGGGAACCCCAGGATACCTCGACCCCGA GTACTACACTTCGTTCCAGCTCAGCGAGAAGAGCGACGTGTACAGCTTCGGGATCGTGCTGCTGGAGGTGGTCACCGGCCGGCCCCCGATCCTCCCGGAGAGCGTGCACATCGTGCAGTGGGCGCGGCAGAGGCTCGCCAAGGGCGACATCGAGAGCGTCGTGGACGACAACATGCAGGGGCGGTACGACCTCAACTCCGTCTGGAAGGTCGCCGACCTGGCCCTGAGGTGCACGGAGCAGGCGTCCAGCCAGAGGCCCGCCATGGCCGACGTCGTCGTCCAGCTCAAGGAGAGCTTGGAGCTGGAGGAAGGCTGCGAGAGGGTGCACGGTTCCTACACCGGAAGCGGAAGCGGAAGCGGCGACGGCTATGCGGAGCGCAGTGACGCTGCAAGCCAGAGTACGCAGAGCGGGAGGGTGCTAGATCTGGTGAGTGGCCCCGCAGCTAGATAA